The genomic stretch TAAAGCTGTAAAAAATGTACATGAATCTTTACTGTTCGGAGAACAAACGATGGGAAGAGGAAGTATTGTTTATATGATAGATAATCCTTTATTTAGATCTTTTTGGGAAAACGGAAAACTATTTGTAGCCAATGCAGTATTTCTGTTAAACTCTAATCAATTAAAATAAAATCTAAAAAACCACTCAAACAGAGTGGTTTTTTTTTATAATCATGAAACATTTACCTTTGTAATCTTAATAATAATCATGCAAATAGAAGATTTAATTGGTGAATATCAAATAATAGGTAAAAACCAAGATAATACTGAAAACACTTATAAAGGTATTTTAAATTTAAGAGTACTAAACAACAACAAACTTAAAGCTGTTTGGCTAATTAATAAGAGTCAGCAACAATTTGGAGAAGGTTTTTTTAAAGATAATATCTTAGTTATTAATTTTGAATATCAAGGTGATGAAAACGATATTTACAAAGGAACAGTTGTTTATAGGTGCTTATCAAAAGATATTTTAGATGGTTTTTGGTCTGAAGAATTTGGTAACCCAAATTATTTAGGTGAAGAAAGATGTTTTAGAATTAAAGAAAATGAAATATTAAATTAAGTATGAAATGTCCTTGTAACCCAAATAAATTATATAAAAATTGCTGTAAGAAAGCTCATGATGACATATTCTCTGTTAAAACATCAGAAGAATTAATGCGCTCTAGATACAGTGCTTTTGTGTTGGGTAATACAGATTATTTACATAAAAGCCATCATAGTTCAACAAGATTGTCTAATAGAGAATACAAAGAATTAAAAAAGTGGACTAAATCTGTTGATTGGGTAAAACTTCAAATTCATAATTCTACGAATAATAGTGTAGAATTTACTGCCTTTTTTATTGAAAACGGAAATTTAGAAACCATTAAAGAATATGCTACATTTTGTAAAGAAAATAATCATTGGGTATATTTAAATGCAGTTTAATAGCTATTTTATTACTTTTGCATTACCTAACTACAACTTTTTATTTTAATGAAACAAATTATAATTTTTTTGTTGTTAATTATTGTTATTTTAATTGGCTACGGAAAGTACAATCAGTACAAAAGATACAACTCACCAGAGGTTAATTATACATCAACTAAAACCTTAGATTTAGAATACTACAATCAAGAAATTGTTTTAAAGTATTATGAAGCTGTTGAAGAACTTAATAGTTTTGTAATGTTACAATGGTCTGCAAACAATATAGATGTTAGAACACCAGAAGACGATGATAACGAAACAAAAATAGCGGTTGATACTTATGCTAAAAAATTAGCTACAGTAAAATACTATGAAGATATATTATCTAAATCTTCTGAATTAAAATCGAAAGGATTAACGAGTAAAGAAATTGAATTTTTAGTTAAAAATGGAGTCGATTTAATAACTTACAACAAAAATCTTTACACAAATAAGTTAATTACATTATTTAAGAATACTCCTCAGATTAAGTTTGGAAGCAAACATCCTATTGTTTTTGAAATTCAAAAGATTTTAATCAAAAAAGGATACAAACTAGAATTAGATGGCGTTTATAAAAAACAAACTTTTAATATAATTAAGAGTTTTGAAACTAAAAATAATCTTTTCTCAGACGGCGTTTTAGACCTTTTAACATTAGAAGCAATTCTAAAATAAAGATTTATAAAAAGAAAAAGGTCTAGAAACAATTAAGTATCTAGACCTTTTAATATAAATAACTAAACTCTAATTTTTCATAAACTTAGAACTCCCTACAGTATTATCAACTGTATATTTAATCATATAAACACCTTTACTCAAATTCGAAACATCAATATTTTTTGATTTTTCATTTATTTGAATATTTTTTACTTGTTTTCCTAAAATATTATAAATACTAACTTTAGAAATTATATTATCCGAAGAGATATTTAAGTAATTATTTGTTGGATTAGGATACATAGAAATGTTTAATAAAGAATTTCTTTCTACACTTGCAACTGCAGCATTAGAACTTAAAACAACACTACCTAAACTAGCTTCGTTAGACGGATTACCTAATGCACCTTTTACAGAAAAACCGTATTGAATAATAAAACCTGCTTGCAATTCTGCAGCTAATGCCGAAACTGAAAAAGAAGTCATGCTGCTTGTTAAAGTTACACTCTTATTTACAACTGTTGCGTAACCATTATTAGGATCTAATGCTTTTATAAATGCAACAACAGTGTAACCTGCATCGATTGTATAACTATCGATATTTGCAGAAAAAGTTAAATCCGAATCTGCTAATCCGTTATTTTCTACATAAGAACTTGCTTCTATATATTTGTTTGGTGTTGTAGGATTATCAAACCAAGAAGCATTTGTGTTTTCGGCTGTCCAAATAGCAAAATTAGGTTGTAATGTAATTGTTGATGCATTTACTGTTGTTTTTAAATTTGCTACATCATAAGAAAATCCAAAAGCGTAACTATCATCTGCAGTGTTAAATGCATTTACATAACCATTGTAAGTTTTAGAACCATCAATAGTAACACCATCATTGGTAGTATTTCCAGAATCATTGCTTGCGTTTTCAGTAACTACAACACTTCCTAATGATGTTTCATTTGCAGGGTCTCCTAAAGCACCTGTAACAGAAAAACCATACTGAATTATAAAACCAGATTGCAATTCTGCACCTGTTGCAGACACAGAAAAAGAACTCATTCCGTTTGTTAGCACGATGTTTTTATTAACCACAGTTGCATAACCATTATTGGGATCTAAGGCTTTTATAAAAGCGACAACTTTGTACGCTGAGTTTATAGTATGAGCATCTAAATTTGCAGAAAAAGTTAAATCCGAACCTGCTAATCCGTTATTTTCTACGTAAGAACTTGCCTCTATATACTTATTTGGCGTTGTTGTATTATCAAACCAAGATGGATTTGTATTTTCTGCTGACCAAATTGCAAAGTTAGGTTGTAATGTAACAGATGTAGAAGTAAGTGTAGTTTTTAAATTTGCCACATCATAACTAAATCCGAAAGCATAACTATCATCCGAAGTATTAAATGCGTTTACATAACCATTCCATGTTTGAGAACCGTCTACAGTAACAGAGTTTTGAGCAAACCCAAAAGCAGTTATTAAAAGTAAAAGTAAAGTAATTTTTTTCATGTGTTAATTGTTTTTTAGTTAATAAATCAATATTAAACAATATAATTAAACAATCCTTAAAAAACACCACAACAAAAAACATACATCATAAAAAAATGATTGATATATTATGAAATTACGATTAAACAAGCAATAGCCAAGGAAAAAGTATAAAAACAAAGAAACTTAAAATAAACAAACTTTAAAACAAAAGCAGTTTGTATGGGTAATGTATAGTTAGAAGATTCGATAAAAAGAAATAAAACCGAAAAGAAACATCAACAACACACTATAATTCAGATAATTGAAAAAAACCTTAATTATAACTTAGAGGTTTTAAATTAAACTTGTTGTGTTCTCGTTTTAGTTAAAAACTAAACTATTTAGCTATTTGTTATTGTTTCGCTTATCTAACTCAGCTCTAATTAAAAGCGTTTTTTCTTCAGTAACATCGTAGTTTCTCATTACGTACATTGCAGCTAAAGTTCCTAAGATTGGTAATCCTGAGAAGAAAATTCTTAAACCAAACATTGATTCTTCAGTTTGAATCGCTGCACCAGATTCAAAGTTTACAAAAGTTAAAATTAATCCACTTAACAAACCTGCAATTGCTAATCCAAATTTAACCATCCACCAATAAATCGCTCCAAAAATACCTTCTCTTCTTTTATTTGTATTTAACTCATCGATATCAATAACATCAGAAGTCATAGACATCATCAGGGTAAATAAACTTCCAATGCCAAAAGAAAAGAATGGCAATGCAAACAAAAACATATAGGGTTTTCCAGGAATAAATAAAAACCATAGTAAAATATACCCAACTACAGAAATTCCTTGAGAAATTAAAAAAGCTTTTTTCTTTCCCATTTTTTTAGACATTTTAGCAACAATAGGTATTACTAAAAAAGTAGTTACAATTGCACCAACACTTCCAAATAAAGTAGGCCAAAGACCAAAATTAGATTCGTTTCCGGCAAATAAGTAATATTTAATAATGTAGTAAGAAAAACCTGCAATCGTATTAAAAGCGTTAAATATTAAAAAAGTAGCAATGCATAATTTTTTAAAAGGTTCAATTTTTAAAGCAGCTTTAAAACCTTCTATTATTTCATTAAAACTACCACCTATGTTATCTAATGTTAAAGACGAGTAGTTTTCATTTAAGGTTGATTTACTTTTGATAAATATTGCAGGAACCGCTGCCAAAAAAGCACAAGCTATCGCTACATATATTGCTAAAGATCTTGTTGCAACATCACCAGATTCAAACAATGTTGTGTCTGCCATTAAAACCCAAAACCAAGGTGCAATTACCCAAGCCCATTGCCCAATTAATTGTGCAGTTGCCATTATATTTGTTCGTTCATGAAAATCGTCACTCATTTCATAACCCATTGCCACATAAGGAACACTAAAAATGGTTAATCCTAAATAAAAGACAAAAGACCAAAGTAAAAAATACGTAAAATTATAGTTTACAGAGTTTGATGTATACATTTGCCACATCAAAGCAAATGAAACGCCCATTATAATTGCACCTATTAAAACATATTGCCTTCTTCTACCCCATTTCGACTTCGTATTATCTGAAATAAACCCCATAATAGGATCTGTAATTGCATCGAAAATTCTAGGTAGAAAATATAAAACACCTAACATCCAACCAGGGAAACCTAAATTTTCTACTAAAACCACAGTAAAAATACCTAAAACTGCCGGAAACATTTGATTTGCCAACATCCCTAAGCCGAACGCTACTTTTTGCCCGAAAGAAACTTTTTTCTTTTTTGATAAATTAGCTGTTTCCATATTTCTTTTAGTTTGCAGGAATAATTATTGTTTGAATTGCTTGTGCATCAATTTTTACAGATACCGATTTCTCTAAAAAATTTAAAGTGAAACTTTTTTGATTTAAGCCTTCGTTAAAAACTACTACAGCAATAGAATCATCAGGATTTTTTGCCGCTGTTACTTGTAATTCTTTATCAGAATTTGTTACTTCAATTATTGAGGCTTCTGGTCTTATAAATTTGCTAAAATGTGATAAAGTGTAATATATTGGTGTAAAATACACTTCATCTTTCTCTGGATCTACTATTACAGGAGCAACACACCAATTCTTAAACCAATTTGGTCCGCCTTGTGTATCTAAAACCATATTCCAATCTACCCAACCATCAACATAATTATTTAAGCAACCAATAATATCTCTTGCATATCTATTTACAGGCGCGTATTTAGGGTGTAAATATCTATCCTTTTCAGAAGCCCAATCCCAACCCCAATCTGTTGCTTCTTTAGACCAATACCATAAATCATCTCTCCATTTTGGCACTTCAGAATCTACACAACCTTCTGTTTCTATTAAATATTTATCTGGAGATTTTTGATGTGCATACTGTAAAGCTTCCGGAAAAACCTCATACGTACTTTCATACCAATGAATTGCTGTACCATCAAAATACTTCGCACTTTCTTCTGTCTTATACATTTCATCCACCCATTCTTTTAAGCCAGCTCTATTTTGATCGTATCCTAAAATTTTAACATCCGATTTACCATCTTTTTCTAATTTTGGTCCTAAATGATTCTGAACAAAATCGGTCATTTCTTTTGGTGAATAATGCATGCTTTCCCAATTATTACCATTTCCATGCGGTTCATTTTCAACTGTAAATCCCCAAATATTTATTCCTTCATTTTTGTAAGCGTCTAAATACTTAGAAAAAAACAAGGCCCATGTATCATAATATTTTGGCAACAATTTACCACCAACCCAACTATTATTATCTTTCATCCAAGGTGCAGCAGACCAAGGAGAAGCAATTATTTTAAAACCATCTTTAGAAATTGCCATTGCATCTTTTATCATCGGTATAATATCATCTTTGTCTTCGGCAACAGAAAAATGTTTTAATTCTACATCGTCTGCAACTGGTGTATAAGAATAATTTGATAATGAAAAATCACATGAATTCATATGCGTTCTAGTAAGAGAATATTTAGCGCCAGACTCTCCAAAATATGCTTCTAAAATTTCATTTCTTTTTTCTTTACTCAATTTGTTTAACAAATACGCAGAAGACTCTGTAAAAGAACCTCCAAAACCTGTTATGGTTTGAAACTTCTTTTGATCGTTAATTTTTATTGTTGATGAGTTTTCATCTCCAGAAAAAGGCTTTATTTTAGACAGCTTATTTCCTTTGGCAGAAGTTTCATAAATTTCTACATCTAAAACTTCTTGTTTTTTTTCACAACTTAGTATCATCAAAATTGACATAAATAATAAGACGCTTTTTAGATCTATTTTCATAATATTTTTATTTTTTATCTAAAGATGAATACACTTTTTTCACGATAGAAAAAACCTCTTTTTTCTTTCTATTAATATCTACTATTCCCCAAAATTCTTCGTTGGGCGCGCCATCATATGGCACCCCAGAACTATTAGGAGCCCAACCACCAATATCTTGTTGATTGATATTACCTGCTTTCCATAAACCATCTGTAAAAGAAAACAATGTTATACCGTTACCCTTATCTTTATTGGCAACAATCTTGTTTAGAATTTTTGAAGTAGCTGCTGCTTGTGCCTTCTCATTAATTCCTTTTTCAAAGCTATCTTTAGCAATAGTCATATAGCTATCACTACCTGCTTCTGATAAATACATTGGTTTAGAACTGATTTGTTGCCATTGCGTAAAAATTTCTTCAGGATTGTCCCATCTATAAACATTCATTCCCCAAACATCAATATTTTTGCCTTTAGCATATGCAATTGCATTTGGCAATTCACCATGCGCTGTTGCTACCGGATGATTATTATCTATTTTATGAATTGCTACTGCAGCCTTATCCATAACATTGTACCAGTTTAAAATATCACCATCAAACCATTCTGGATGATAATTGTATTCATTACCCAACTCCCACATTAAAATTGCTTTGTGGTTTTTAAACTTTTCTATATAATCTAAATAAGAGCCAGAATACAAATCGTTTATACCATCTTGTTTGTACCCAAACCCAATAATTACTTTAATTTCTGCTTTTTCTAATTTATTTAAAACAGTAACATCTGCAATTGGTTCATAAACTCTTATGGTGTTTATGCCTGCTTCTTGCATCAATTTTAAATCTTGATCTATACTATTAAAACTTCTTTTATTACTTCCTTTAGGAACCGGATGGTAACAAATTCCTTTAATAAAATATGGTGTATTATTTACCAAGATTTTATTTTTCGAAACACTTACAACATCGGTTTTTGTCTCAGAATTACAAGAGATAAAAAGAAAGGTCAATAAAACTAACTGTATATAATTTTTCATTTTAAATATTATTCAAGAAGTAAAACCTCTTCCATTAATTTCTGTTTATTACCATTGTAAGACTTTTGGATTGGCAAATTATTTCGTGTTAATGATTTAAACATATTTTTATCTACCAAGTGCCAAAGCGCAAATTTCGCCTCACTTTTATTATTAATTAATCCGAAATGATTTTCTGATCCTTCAGGATTTTTAGCGTCTTTCCATTGCTCATCAAAAGCTTCAAAATAAAAACATGTAATTCCGTTGCTATTAGACCAATCTCTCATTGCTTTGTAATAAAATGCCTGCTTATATTGGTCTGTTGCTTTAGATCCTTTTGAACCATAAAAGCCATTAGATTTTGTTGCCCAACCAGTTTCTCCTATATGAATCGGTTTTTGAACACCAAGACTTTGAACATATTTTTTTACATTTTTATATTGATTTACTGCATATTTTGTAGCATTTTTCATCAAAGAATCTATTCTTACTTCCTTAGAAACATCAGCATCTTTAACATTATTAACTTTCCAAAAAACCGGATTATAATGTGTATCATGCATTGGATATGTGTGCATAGAAATAAAATCTACCGCCTTAATTAATCGTGTTAAATCTTCTGTATGGTAAGATTTATCTCCGCCACCCCAAGAAGCAAAATTATCTGAACTTGTAACCCAAAGGTCACTTGACAACTCGCCTTCTTTTTTTAATTTTTGAAGATAATTTACCCATTTTAGTATCACTTTTGGCTGAACATAATAACTTGTCGCCCATTTTACCATTGCCTCATTACCAACAGAAATAATTTTTACAATTTCTGGGTATTTTTTTGCCAATGTAACAGCTGTTTCTATTTCAATAGCATTCCTTTCGCTTTCTTCAAGGTGATTAGGTTCTTTACCATTATTATTAAAAGCATTTTTACAATCGATCCACGCACCTAACATTACGTACATTTCAAAACCACTTTCTTCTTGCTTAAGTTGATTAATAGCTTCTAATAAATTTGCTGCTTGTTTTAAATGAACATTATAAGTTCTTAGAACTTTAATTTTCATTGCAGACAAAATTTTTAAATCATCTTTTAATTCTTTGATTGTAGGTTGAATATCTCTTGATTTTTGTCGATATCCGCCATACGAAATAGCCAAATACTCTTTATTTCCTAGAATTTCTGATGCTGATAAATTTCTAACATCAACCTTGTTTTTAGTTGCATTACCTTTGCACGAAACGATAAAAAAGAGCATAATTATCCATATAACATAAAGGAAACCATTCATCTTTTTTATCATTTTCATCTTTATTATAGTTTATTAAAATGAAACTTTAATACTTGCCACCTCATTGGTTCTTTTGAATAATTTTGCACTAACTTCTGGAGTTAATTCTAATTTTTCAAAAACATCTTTATCACCATTTTCATAAAAAACAGCTACATTTTTAGTGTCTGATTTCTCATAAACTATCGGCACTTGGCAATACGTAAAACTCAATTGATTTTCTAAAACTTTAATTGTTTTTTCATCACCAGAAACTGCTACATAATTAAATAGTTTTTCTGCTGATAAAAATTCTGATGTTTTTAATAAACGAGGATTAAAAACAATTTTTCCTTCTTTCACAAAAACACCTAATTCACCGAATCGACTTAGTATATCTTCCTTTACTTGCCCAGTCATACCAGGTTGTTGCGCTCCTTTACCTGCAGGAGTATGAGAATAAGCATCCGTAGGAAAGGCACCATAAAGCTTTGGTGATTTGTGCACACCAACTCCTGCATGTATTTCGTAGTAATGATCTAAAAGTCTTCCAATAATAGCCTCATGTTCATTATTTCTTACCGCTAATAAGCAGTTTTCTTGCACAGCAACTAATAACTTAGAAACCATATGCCAATAAATTGAACCTAAACCTTCGTAACCAAAAAATGTTCCTGAGCGACCTGTGAATGATTTATGATCAAAAATATCTTCAAAAATTGCAAAAACTTTAGCTGAATCTTTCTCTATCAATTTTTGATATTTTTCTTTTGATAAATTATCTAAAGCTTCTTTTAAGCTATTTGCATTATTAAAATTACCGTTAAAATGATAATTTCCTAAAATATCTTTTTCAATAATTTCTTTGTTGTTTTCTTTTACTAAAGCTGATAATAATTGTGAATTTTCTACACTATTTTTAGCGATGTTATTCTTCTTTGTAAAGCTTGGTAATTCTTTATTAGGATATAAAATATAACTGTACTGATCCTCTCTAAAAAGTGCACTATTTTTTAAACCATCTAGTAAGCCTAGTGCTTCTTTTGGTGATAAATAGCCAGAGCTTAAAACAGCAACTTGCCCCTCTAACATTTCTGATAGATAAGAAATAGAAACCTCTTCTTTATTTTCTATTGTCATTAAATTATAGGCATGAAACATATTATCATTACGCTTGTTTGCTCTAATCGAATGCTCTAAATATGTATTTGTAACGTTTATAAATGCTAATAAATCTTCCTTAGATATAGTTTTTTTAGTTGTAGAAAATCCGTTTTTATAAATGTTTAACCTGTATTTACTTGCTGGTTTCCCTAAACTATCTAATACTGTTTTTCTTTCTTTATCTGTAAATTTTCTAGATAAAATAGATTGATGTTTATTTAAAGTAGCTAACACTTCATAGAAAAAAGTTTGTAATTCAGAAGAAATACTTACTTCTGTAATTGAAGAGTCATTTACTATATTCTCGTAAAAATTTAAAAATCTGCGTAAATAATATAGTGTAACCATAGAAACACCATTACCAACTAAAGCATTGTTGGCATCATTCCATTCTGGTCGTTGGGTGTTCAACCAAATACCTGCTTCTGGTATAAAATTAGAAACCTTTGCCAAAACAGTTGCTAATAGTTTTTCTATTAAATTAACTTTATAAATCTGACTGTTTTTAGCTTCTAAAAGTGCTCCATCAGCACCAATTTCACTTCTTTTTTTGTCGATTTCTGCATTTAATTGGTAATCGAAATCAATTGTATCTTTCGGGTTTTCTAATATTTCTTCGTAAGATTTAATTTTGTAAGGCACATTGGCATATACAAAAATATCTTCTGTGAATAATTTTGTCAATTCATTAGGATAATGTTTTTCGATAAACTCTAAAAACTTAAGCAAATAAATAATTTGATGATCGCCCCAATAACCAATATAAGACCAAGGATCATGCTCTTCGATAACTTCCCAATCGAAACCACCTTTTGTTACTCTATAAGGATTGTAACCATCAAAAGTAGTTGCATTTAAAAACTTATGAATCATACTCTCGATAAACTCTGGATAAGCATGCGCTAAAGCCTCCCAATTCTGAAAAATATCACGCCAGTTTCCTTCGTAATCTAAAACCTTGGAACCATCAACCTCGTTTTTAGTATTGATAGAAAACTTATTCCATGGTCTACTCGGGTCTCCGTGTCTTCTACTAAATTTTAAAGGCAAATACTCTAAACATAAACGTTTAAAATCTTTATCTGAGCTCGAATTCGCTATATTTTTTACTTCGGATAAGTTAAAAACTGCTGCTAATTTATTTAAGTCGTTTTTATTATCTTGAAACACATTTTTATTTGCTTTTTGCAAATAATTGATAAAATCTACTTTTTCGATAGAATAATTATCGTCAAAAATCCCACCTCTCATTATATTAAAAAGCGTATTAGAAAAATGTCTTGTATTTACTAAATTATCTTCTGTTAACTGTAAACCGTCTGCAGAGGCTGTTAATTTTATTAAATTTTTTGTCCCTAAATCAATATCATCTTGCAATAAATTTTCTACTGCAGTTTTAGATTTTATTATTTCAGAAATTTCTACAACATCACTTACCGATTGATTTACATTAGCAACTTGTAACCATTTTTTTTCTGAATTTGAGGGTAAATTGAACTCAAAAGCAGTTAAATACGCACCTTTTTCTGCTTTTACAGCTGTTTCTTGCTCTAAAGCAAAACCTCTTCTAAAGTTATTAATTTGCAATGATGATAATAAATAAGTAGGATTATTGATACCTAAAGACCATACAATATTTGCTTTTAACGCTTCACTAGGTTCTGCTTTATCTACAATAATTGCGCTTAAAGCATAAATACCTAGGCCAACATTTTCTTCTAATTCACATTTTTTATAAGCATCTGCCAAATTACTAACATTTGCTTGTAAATCTGACCCAATACCAAACGGAATTATATCTTGAAAACCATCTAAAGTTTCAACATTTACATTGGCATTAGCATTATTTACTAAGGTTGCTTTTCTAACAAAACCAAACTTATCACTAGAATTCCATTCATACT from Polaribacter marinaquae encodes the following:
- a CDS encoding peptidoglycan-binding domain-containing protein; this encodes MKQIIIFLLLIIVILIGYGKYNQYKRYNSPEVNYTSTKTLDLEYYNQEIVLKYYEAVEELNSFVMLQWSANNIDVRTPEDDDNETKIAVDTYAKKLATVKYYEDILSKSSELKSKGLTSKEIEFLVKNGVDLITYNKNLYTNKLITLFKNTPQIKFGSKHPIVFEIQKILIKKGYKLELDGVYKKQTFNIIKSFETKNNLFSDGVLDLLTLEAILK
- a CDS encoding YchJ family protein; protein product: MKCPCNPNKLYKNCCKKAHDDIFSVKTSEELMRSRYSAFVLGNTDYLHKSHHSSTRLSNREYKELKKWTKSVDWVKLQIHNSTNNSVEFTAFFIENGNLETIKEYATFCKENNHWVYLNAV
- a CDS encoding T9SS type A sorting domain-containing protein, whose amino-acid sequence is MKKITLLLLLITAFGFAQNSVTVDGSQTWNGYVNAFNTSDDSYAFGFSYDVANLKTTLTSTSVTLQPNFAIWSAENTNPSWFDNTTTPNKYIEASSYVENNGLAGSDLTFSANLDAHTINSAYKVVAFIKALDPNNGYATVVNKNIVLTNGMSSFSVSATGAELQSGFIIQYGFSVTGALGDPANETSLGSVVVTENASNDSGNTTNDGVTIDGSKTYNGYVNAFNTADDSYAFGFSYDVANLKTTVNASTITLQPNFAIWTAENTNASWFDNPTTPNKYIEASSYVENNGLADSDLTFSANIDSYTIDAGYTVVAFIKALDPNNGYATVVNKSVTLTSSMTSFSVSALAAELQAGFIIQYGFSVKGALGNPSNEASLGSVVLSSNAAVASVERNSLLNISMYPNPTNNYLNISSDNIISKVSIYNILGKQVKNIQINEKSKNIDVSNLSKGVYMIKYTVDNTVGSSKFMKN
- a CDS encoding glycoside hydrolase family 2 TIM barrel-domain containing protein; translation: MKNYIQLVLLTFLFISCNSETKTDVVSVSKNKILVNNTPYFIKGICYHPVPKGSNKRSFNSIDQDLKLMQEAGINTIRVYEPIADVTVLNKLEKAEIKVIIGFGYKQDGINDLYSGSYLDYIEKFKNHKAILMWELGNEYNYHPEWFDGDILNWYNVMDKAAVAIHKIDNNHPVATAHGELPNAIAYAKGKNIDVWGMNVYRWDNPEEIFTQWQQISSKPMYLSEAGSDSYMTIAKDSFEKGINEKAQAAATSKILNKIVANKDKGNGITLFSFTDGLWKAGNINQQDIGGWAPNSSGVPYDGAPNEEFWGIVDINRKKKEVFSIVKKVYSSLDKK
- a CDS encoding glycoside hydrolase family 30 protein — protein: MKIDLKSVLLFMSILMILSCEKKQEVLDVEIYETSAKGNKLSKIKPFSGDENSSTIKINDQKKFQTITGFGGSFTESSAYLLNKLSKEKRNEILEAYFGESGAKYSLTRTHMNSCDFSLSNYSYTPVADDVELKHFSVAEDKDDIIPMIKDAMAISKDGFKIIASPWSAAPWMKDNNSWVGGKLLPKYYDTWALFFSKYLDAYKNEGINIWGFTVENEPHGNGNNWESMHYSPKEMTDFVQNHLGPKLEKDGKSDVKILGYDQNRAGLKEWVDEMYKTEESAKYFDGTAIHWYESTYEVFPEALQYAHQKSPDKYLIETEGCVDSEVPKWRDDLWYWSKEATDWGWDWASEKDRYLHPKYAPVNRYARDIIGCLNNYVDGWVDWNMVLDTQGGPNWFKNWCVAPVIVDPEKDEVYFTPIYYTLSHFSKFIRPEASIIEVTNSDKELQVTAAKNPDDSIAVVVFNEGLNQKSFTLNFLEKSVSVKIDAQAIQTIIIPAN
- a CDS encoding MFS transporter, with translation METANLSKKKKVSFGQKVAFGLGMLANQMFPAVLGIFTVVLVENLGFPGWMLGVLYFLPRIFDAITDPIMGFISDNTKSKWGRRRQYVLIGAIIMGVSFALMWQMYTSNSVNYNFTYFLLWSFVFYLGLTIFSVPYVAMGYEMSDDFHERTNIMATAQLIGQWAWVIAPWFWVLMADTTLFESGDVATRSLAIYVAIACAFLAAVPAIFIKSKSTLNENYSSLTLDNIGGSFNEIIEGFKAALKIEPFKKLCIATFLIFNAFNTIAGFSYYIIKYYLFAGNESNFGLWPTLFGSVGAIVTTFLVIPIVAKMSKKMGKKKAFLISQGISVVGYILLWFLFIPGKPYMFLFALPFFSFGIGSLFTLMMSMTSDVIDIDELNTNKRREGIFGAIYWWMVKFGLAIAGLLSGLILTFVNFESGAAIQTEESMFGLRIFFSGLPILGTLAAMYVMRNYDVTEEKTLLIRAELDKRNNNK
- a CDS encoding glycosyl hydrolase family 17, with amino-acid sequence MKMIKKMNGFLYVIWIIMLFFIVSCKGNATKNKVDVRNLSASEILGNKEYLAISYGGYRQKSRDIQPTIKELKDDLKILSAMKIKVLRTYNVHLKQAANLLEAINQLKQEESGFEMYVMLGAWIDCKNAFNNNGKEPNHLEESERNAIEIETAVTLAKKYPEIVKIISVGNEAMVKWATSYYVQPKVILKWVNYLQKLKKEGELSSDLWVTSSDNFASWGGGDKSYHTEDLTRLIKAVDFISMHTYPMHDTHYNPVFWKVNNVKDADVSKEVRIDSLMKNATKYAVNQYKNVKKYVQSLGVQKPIHIGETGWATKSNGFYGSKGSKATDQYKQAFYYKAMRDWSNSNGITCFYFEAFDEQWKDAKNPEGSENHFGLINNKSEAKFALWHLVDKNMFKSLTRNNLPIQKSYNGNKQKLMEEVLLLE